The following proteins come from a genomic window of Mycolicibacterium rufum:
- a CDS encoding LLM class F420-dependent oxidoreductase — protein sequence MRFGLFIPQGWRLDLVGIDPAEQWGVMRDLASYVDDGGVWDSLWVYDHFHTVPVPTKEATHEAWTLMAAYAATTSRIKLGQMCTAMSYRNPAYLAKVAATCDVISGGRIQMGIGGGWYEHEWRAYGYGFPSAGVRLARLDEGVQIMGDAWREGVVTFDGKHYQVDKAIVEPRPLQKGGIPLWIAGGGEKVTLRIAAKYAQYTNFTSEPEGFAHKSQVLAAHCRDVGTDFGGIVRSANINTVVGSTEAEVRDRLDGVRSRIKTLTGDAAADAMLDSMSSPASGSGTPEQIVEALQKLRDLGCDYAICYFPEAAYDRSGIELFEKEVIPALS from the coding sequence ATGCGCTTCGGACTGTTCATCCCGCAAGGCTGGCGACTCGATCTGGTCGGCATCGACCCCGCTGAGCAGTGGGGGGTGATGCGCGACCTCGCGTCCTACGTCGACGACGGCGGGGTGTGGGACTCGCTGTGGGTGTACGACCACTTCCACACCGTTCCCGTGCCGACCAAAGAGGCCACGCACGAGGCGTGGACGTTGATGGCCGCTTATGCCGCGACGACGTCGCGGATCAAGCTGGGGCAGATGTGCACCGCCATGAGCTACCGCAACCCGGCCTATCTGGCCAAGGTCGCCGCGACCTGCGATGTCATTTCCGGTGGCCGGATCCAGATGGGTATCGGGGGCGGTTGGTACGAACACGAATGGCGGGCCTACGGGTACGGGTTCCCCTCGGCCGGGGTTCGGTTGGCCCGCCTCGACGAGGGTGTGCAAATCATGGGCGACGCGTGGCGCGAAGGAGTCGTCACCTTCGACGGCAAGCACTACCAGGTGGACAAGGCCATCGTCGAGCCGAGGCCGCTGCAGAAGGGGGGCATCCCGCTGTGGATCGCGGGCGGAGGCGAGAAAGTCACCCTGCGCATCGCGGCCAAGTACGCCCAGTACACCAACTTCACGTCGGAGCCCGAGGGCTTCGCGCACAAGTCGCAGGTACTCGCCGCCCACTGCCGCGATGTCGGCACCGACTTCGGCGGCATCGTCCGGTCGGCCAACATCAACACTGTGGTGGGCTCGACCGAGGCGGAGGTGCGGGACCGCCTGGACGGAGTGCGGTCGCGCATCAAGACGCTGACGGGCGATGCCGCCGCCGACGCGATGCTCGACTCGATGAGTTCTCCCGCATCCGGCAGCGGAACTCCCGAGCAAATCGTCGAGGCGTTGCAGAAACTTCGCGACCTCGGCTGCGACTATGCCATCTGCTACTTCCCGGAGGCCGCCTACGACCGGTCGGGTATCGAGTTGTTCGAGAAGGAGGTCATCCCTGCACTGAGCTGA
- a CDS encoding helix-turn-helix domain-containing protein — MHTVAILAYDGMTGFESGMAAEIFGMAELSPLFSAGITRPWYSVRMCAETPEVRLLGGATVRTSYGLAELAEADTVVIPSVRDIDEPISSSLIEAIRAADRRKARLVSICSGAFALAAAGVLDGHAATTHWIYADALQRRHPDIAIDRAPLYVDNGRVLTSAGCAAGLDLCLHIVRSDHGVSVANDVARRLVIAPHRAGGQAQYIEMPVPEAADDGRIAAGMAWALEHLDAPITLDELAAQCAMSRRNFLRQFAKATGTTPIRWLIEQRVQASLPLLEASSLSIEQISSRVGFESAVTFRYHFVRQMQTTPSDYRASFSGRPAR, encoded by the coding sequence ATGCACACCGTCGCCATCCTCGCCTACGACGGCATGACGGGCTTTGAATCAGGGATGGCCGCGGAGATCTTCGGTATGGCGGAACTGTCCCCGCTGTTCTCGGCGGGCATCACGCGACCGTGGTACTCCGTGCGGATGTGCGCGGAGACCCCTGAGGTGCGACTACTCGGTGGGGCCACGGTGCGCACGTCCTACGGGCTGGCCGAGCTGGCCGAGGCGGACACGGTGGTCATCCCGAGCGTGCGCGACATCGACGAGCCCATCTCGTCCTCGCTCATCGAGGCCATCCGGGCCGCGGACCGCCGGAAGGCCCGGCTGGTGTCGATCTGCTCGGGAGCCTTCGCGCTGGCCGCCGCGGGTGTGCTCGATGGACACGCGGCCACCACGCACTGGATCTACGCTGACGCCCTGCAGCGGCGCCATCCCGACATCGCGATCGATCGGGCGCCCCTCTACGTCGACAACGGTCGGGTGCTGACCAGCGCCGGCTGCGCGGCCGGACTGGATCTGTGTCTGCACATCGTCCGGTCCGATCACGGCGTCAGCGTCGCCAACGATGTGGCGCGGCGGCTGGTGATCGCCCCGCACCGCGCCGGCGGGCAGGCCCAGTACATCGAGATGCCCGTGCCCGAGGCCGCCGACGACGGGCGGATCGCCGCGGGGATGGCCTGGGCTCTGGAGCATCTCGACGCGCCGATCACTCTGGACGAGTTGGCCGCGCAGTGTGCCATGTCGAGACGCAACTTCCTTCGGCAGTTCGCCAAAGCGACGGGCACGACTCCGATCCGGTGGCTGATCGAGCAGCGTGTGCAGGCGAGCCTGCCGCTGCTCGAGGCCTCGTCGTTGTCGATCGAACAGATCAGTTCTCGCGTCGGCTTCGAATCAGCGGTGACGTTCCGCTATCACTTCGTGCGGCAGATGCAGACCACCCCGAGTGACTACCGTGCCAGCTTCTCCGGCCGACCGGCACGGTGA